In one Mucilaginibacter ginsenosidivorax genomic region, the following are encoded:
- a CDS encoding response regulator, whose amino-acid sequence MKKIDIACLIDDDEIFTFLISKQMRLVNFREHLLVFNAGDQALDYLKSAIKTGEKLPSVILLDINMPVLDGWQFLDEFIKFDLPEKITIHIISSSIDQADRLKAASYQEVSNFYIKPITNDNLVEMLNSAERDRL is encoded by the coding sequence ATGAAAAAAATTGACATTGCCTGTTTGATCGATGACGACGAAATATTTACCTTTTTGATTTCCAAACAAATGCGCCTGGTAAATTTCCGTGAGCACCTCCTCGTTTTTAATGCTGGCGATCAGGCGTTGGATTATTTGAAATCGGCGATAAAAACCGGGGAGAAGCTTCCTTCAGTTATATTATTAGACATCAACATGCCGGTGCTTGACGGATGGCAGTTCCTTGACGAGTTTATTAAATTCGATTTACCGGAAAAAATAACTATTCATATCATCAGTTCCTCTATCGATCAGGCAGACCGGCTGAAAGCCGCAAGTTACCAGGAGGTGTCCAATTTTTACATTAAACCAATCACGAATGACAACCTGGTTGAGATGCTGAACAGTGCGGAGCGGGATCGACTTTAG
- a CDS encoding sensor histidine kinase, with protein sequence MAGLGIWERNFLEGTFYWNKIIFQIMEVDDDYKGSIEDVILFYREPAKVRALIDKAIVSGLPEKGELEVLTARKTQKWVEVRVQAELADGLCTRLYGTLTDITDRRLQAMVLEEREQRFSKAFDHAPIGMALVSLTGGWIKVNTSLCQLFGYTEPEFLGRTFQDFTYPADLESDLEHLNLLVAGDIGSYTMEKRYYHADGHIIWALLSVSLVRSETGSPLYFVSQIKDVTDQKNSMEIISRQNDRLLNFAHIVSHNLRSHSGNIRMLTSMILEETDPAEKETLVQMLDGNAVSLLETLAHLNEVVKVQESSADTRVRIDLANEVERGLNILSASIRASNASIVKDLDDGIAVVFNPAYLESVLINLIGNSLKYQHPERRPEITISANMNGGVPLLIIADNGLGIDLTLHGHKLFGMYKTFHRHPDARGMGLFLVKNQVEAMGGRIWAESQPGVGTSFFIQFAPLMHEKN encoded by the coding sequence TTGGCCGGGCTTGGAATCTGGGAGCGAAATTTCCTGGAGGGGACATTTTACTGGAATAAGATCATCTTCCAGATTATGGAGGTTGACGATGATTATAAGGGTTCGATTGAGGATGTCATACTTTTTTACCGGGAACCGGCGAAGGTGAGGGCCTTAATAGATAAAGCGATTGTTTCGGGGCTACCGGAAAAGGGCGAATTGGAAGTGCTCACCGCGAGAAAAACGCAAAAATGGGTGGAAGTACGCGTACAGGCAGAATTGGCCGATGGCCTGTGCACACGTCTTTATGGCACGCTGACGGACATAACAGACAGACGACTGCAGGCTATGGTCCTGGAAGAAAGAGAACAACGCTTCTCCAAAGCGTTTGATCATGCGCCCATCGGGATGGCATTGGTTTCGCTCACAGGGGGCTGGATAAAAGTAAACACCAGCCTGTGCCAGCTTTTTGGTTATACAGAACCTGAATTCCTTGGTCGCACTTTTCAGGATTTCACTTATCCGGCAGACCTGGAAAGCGACCTCGAGCACCTCAATTTGCTTGTTGCAGGTGATATCGGCTCCTATACAATGGAAAAAAGGTATTACCATGCAGATGGCCATATCATATGGGCTCTACTGAGTGTTTCGCTGGTAAGAAGCGAGACCGGTTCCCCCCTTTACTTCGTTTCTCAAATTAAAGATGTTACCGACCAAAAGAACAGTATGGAGATTATTAGCCGGCAAAACGACCGGCTCCTGAATTTCGCGCATATCGTATCACATAACCTCCGTTCGCATTCAGGCAATATCAGGATGCTGACGAGCATGATCCTGGAAGAAACAGACCCGGCAGAAAAGGAAACTCTGGTGCAAATGCTTGACGGAAATGCCGTCAGCCTGCTGGAAACCCTCGCGCATTTGAACGAGGTGGTGAAGGTTCAGGAGAGTAGTGCAGACACGAGGGTAAGAATAGATCTGGCAAATGAAGTAGAAAGAGGGCTAAATATCCTTTCAGCCTCTATCCGCGCCAGTAATGCAAGCATAGTTAAAGATCTGGATGATGGAATAGCGGTTGTGTTTAATCCGGCCTACCTGGAGAGTGTACTGATTAACCTGATAGGCAACAGCCTTAAATACCAGCATCCGGAGCGCCGGCCCGAAATTACGATAAGCGCTAACATGAATGGTGGAGTGCCATTGCTTATCATTGCGGATAATGGTTTAGGGATCGATCTAACCCTGCATGGCCACAAGCTATTTGGCATGTATAAAACCTTTCACCGCCATCCTGATGCCCGGGGCATGGGGCTTTTCCTGGTAAAAAACCAGGTGGAGGCTATGGGCGGAAGGATTTGGGCCGAGAGCCAGCCCGGTGTTGGCACTTCTTTTTTTATTCAGTTTGCTCCCCTTATGCATGAAAAAAATTGA
- a CDS encoding RNA polymerase sigma factor — protein sequence MSPKHKDIYKNWQLLAEGEKQGLYECFNIFYDDLYRFGLSLYKNPELVKEGIHNLFLELWKIRHKLAEVQNIQQYTLTIYKRILYKTYQQLSAETQTGHLIDELSIEDMPAEPSYESILIASQHDEHMKKRLQKALNELSPRQKEIIRLRYFDAVSFKDIADQTGLSERTVYNTLHNAIKVLRDVICWVIIFKGSRAIH from the coding sequence ATGAGTCCTAAACACAAGGACATTTACAAGAACTGGCAATTGCTTGCAGAAGGTGAAAAGCAAGGACTTTACGAATGCTTTAATATTTTTTATGATGATTTATACCGCTTCGGGCTTTCGCTTTACAAAAATCCCGAGCTTGTAAAGGAGGGTATCCACAATTTATTTTTAGAACTTTGGAAAATCAGGCATAAACTGGCCGAAGTACAGAACATCCAGCAATATACGCTGACTATTTATAAGCGGATATTATATAAAACTTATCAGCAATTATCAGCCGAAACCCAAACCGGCCACCTGATAGATGAGCTATCTATAGAAGATATGCCGGCCGAACCCTCCTATGAGTCGATACTGATAGCCAGCCAGCATGATGAACATATGAAAAAAAGGCTACAAAAGGCGCTGAACGAGCTATCGCCCAGGCAGAAAGAAATTATTCGCCTTCGGTATTTTGACGCTGTTTCTTTTAAAGATATTGCCGACCAAACAGGCCTGAGCGAGCGTACCGTTTACAACACGCTGCACAATGCCATCAAAGTTCTGCGCGATGTGATTTGCTGGGTAATTATTTTTAAGGGAAGCAGGGCGATTCATTAA
- a CDS encoding FecR family protein yields MDYSSYQTEDFLTDDSFVAYCYAENAEAIAKWENILAQNPDIGKKMDDARELCLLLSIKVGAAEKAAGLERLKSALEETVEAEQPEGRIIGLRNYFMRWMAVAAALLIMAGAFGVYQLNTNATGAALYSAANDHNYTLIGQTGAGERKFIRLPDGSTALLNGATSLKIATDYNAHNRHLLLSGEAFFSVTKNKHKPFVVITGKTATTALGTSFKVESYSGAGVASVMLSTGKVKVECTQPDLEVADVTLIPGQKATLFKGDKVFTQTNFNANDLQNWINRKLVFKSANLVEIAMKMKAMYGIVIAPVDKAGDSISFTGEFSGKSIAEVLDAIGFTNHFTYKQDGNVIKLIF; encoded by the coding sequence ATGGACTATTCTTCATACCAAACAGAAGACTTTTTAACCGACGATAGCTTTGTGGCATACTGCTATGCCGAAAATGCAGAAGCGATTGCCAAATGGGAAAATATATTGGCCCAAAACCCGGATATCGGCAAAAAAATGGATGATGCCCGCGAGCTATGCCTGTTATTGAGTATTAAAGTTGGCGCTGCAGAAAAAGCCGCAGGGCTTGAGCGCCTTAAAAGCGCATTGGAAGAAACAGTTGAAGCAGAACAGCCGGAAGGCAGGATTATTGGCTTACGTAATTATTTTATGCGATGGATGGCCGTTGCCGCTGCCTTATTAATTATGGCAGGTGCGTTTGGTGTGTATCAGCTTAATACCAATGCTACAGGGGCGGCTCTTTACAGTGCAGCAAATGACCATAACTATACCCTGATAGGGCAAACCGGAGCCGGCGAACGTAAATTTATTCGTCTGCCCGATGGAAGCACAGCGCTGCTTAACGGGGCGACATCTTTAAAAATTGCCACTGATTATAATGCCCATAACCGCCACCTGTTATTAAGTGGCGAAGCTTTCTTTTCTGTTACAAAAAATAAACACAAGCCCTTTGTGGTAATTACCGGTAAAACGGCCACAACCGCCCTTGGTACCTCATTTAAGGTTGAAAGCTATTCTGGAGCTGGTGTGGCAAGTGTAATGTTATCAACCGGTAAAGTTAAGGTTGAGTGTACACAGCCCGATTTGGAAGTGGCCGATGTAACCCTTATACCAGGCCAGAAAGCCACGCTTTTTAAAGGCGACAAGGTATTTACCCAAACCAACTTTAATGCCAATGACCTTCAAAACTGGATAAACCGAAAACTGGTGTTTAAAAGTGCCAACCTGGTAGAGATAGCCATGAAAATGAAGGCCATGTACGGGATAGTAATTGCCCCGGTTGATAAAGCGGGTGACAGTATATCATTTACCGGCGAGTTTAGCGGAAAAAGCATTGCCGAAGTACTGGATGCCATTGGCTTTACCAATCATTTTACCTACAAGCAGGACGGCAACGTCATAAAACTGATATTCTGA
- a CDS encoding SusC/RagA family TonB-linked outer membrane protein: MQKPLLRSRLLSWMLQRMIPSILLIVSFSGYAQSSTQAYSFNWKNTPIPTVFNQIEKAANVHFSYNPKDLDLQKKISLTVSKQSLQQVIDLVTKELHAQYKIVGETVMIQSEKQPAKVSSQVVEDFSLTGKVTDDQNQPLPGVTVVNTTKNRSAVTNETGSFVITVANGDVITFAMMGYEINSIIATDKIKTVKITLKTKATELNTVVVTALGIKREERSLGYATAEVDGNDLKHAREPNVINSLAGKVPGLIINSTAGGPAGSSRVIIRGNTSITGNNQPLYVVDGVPIDNSNYGQVGGGKYSGGFDFGDAISAINPDDIDKISVLKGPSASALYGSRAGNGVILITTKKGNSKKELGIEVNSTSSIENQLTHYNDYQYIYGQGTAEQMVVDPSQAKNTLFNNFGPRLDPNLQVIGFDGKYRPYALVKNNIDNFFRTGATTTNNVAFSNSNDISSFRLSITDMRSRDIVPGSNLRRNTFNFTGSSKFGSKVTLSAKVMYLNEDVVNRPALADDPGNIGNAFVGLANNVDQAYFKNGYKDSEGNYVDWGGGQYRLDPYWVINEMRNETRKNRFIGALQGNYIITSWLNLQGRISTDFTYLTYNKFSPRTTPGALAGELDQFAQKMGTTEGDALLTAQKQVSPSLNLALRLGGSFSRIDNPGTTSTFINLNVPDVVSPNSFSDKSVVENHYRKRNNGAYALLSIGYKSYLYVDASVRKDASSTLPQDNNSYVYPSVAASFIFSDFFKINPSILSFGKLRISGAEVGNDTDPYLLNLNYNLYPQTFNGTSVGGIASTVLPNKNLKPTRTKSFEIGTQLKFFGERLNLDVSYYTSKSRDQINLVPAPLSSGFAQQLVNAGVIGNKGVEVALNGSPVASKDFGWEINVNFAKNTNTVLSLADGIPYLSLSDARWLGVSVVAKPGSPYGSILGFDYQRDPQGNIVLDPQTLAPKQAEERSVLGKGTWSWTGGLANTFRYKNFGLSAVIDIKHGADLFSMTNMFAIIRGSHVSTLPGRAEWIKSEEQRQTAGMTIEQWRAAGKVQGYIPQGVLQTGTDAKGNPIYTKNTTAVDPSNYWSQFYSDGNGVATPFIYDASYIKMREITLSYRFPSSTISKLGIKDLTVAVVSRNPFIIHKNVPNVDPDSNYNNGNGQGLEYGSLPSRRSWGFNVNFRF; this comes from the coding sequence ATGCAAAAACCACTACTCCGTTCACGATTGCTCTCCTGGATGCTGCAGAGGATGATACCTTCAATATTATTGATTGTATCGTTCTCCGGGTATGCGCAGTCATCCACACAGGCCTATTCTTTCAATTGGAAAAATACACCAATACCAACTGTATTTAACCAGATTGAGAAAGCTGCCAATGTGCATTTTTCATACAATCCTAAAGATCTTGATTTGCAAAAAAAGATCAGCCTTACAGTAAGCAAACAAAGTTTGCAACAGGTAATTGACCTTGTGACGAAGGAACTGCATGCCCAGTATAAAATTGTTGGCGAAACGGTAATGATCCAATCTGAAAAGCAGCCTGCAAAAGTAAGCTCGCAGGTTGTTGAAGACTTCAGCCTTACCGGTAAGGTAACCGACGATCAAAACCAGCCGTTGCCGGGCGTTACCGTTGTAAATACCACCAAAAATCGGTCGGCTGTAACTAATGAAACTGGCAGCTTTGTAATAACTGTAGCCAATGGTGATGTTATAACTTTTGCCATGATGGGTTATGAAATTAATTCAATCATCGCTACCGACAAAATTAAAACAGTAAAAATCACCCTTAAAACAAAAGCTACCGAGCTGAATACCGTAGTGGTAACAGCGCTTGGTATTAAAAGGGAAGAGCGCTCATTAGGCTATGCTACCGCCGAAGTGGATGGCAACGATCTTAAACACGCCCGCGAGCCCAATGTGATCAACTCGCTTGCTGGTAAGGTACCTGGACTGATCATCAACAGTACGGCCGGCGGCCCGGCAGGCTCGTCAAGGGTTATCATCAGGGGTAATACCAGCATAACGGGTAACAACCAACCGCTTTACGTGGTTGACGGCGTGCCGATAGATAACTCAAACTACGGCCAGGTAGGCGGTGGCAAATACTCAGGGGGTTTTGATTTTGGTGATGCCATATCGGCCATTAATCCCGATGATATCGACAAGATCTCGGTACTAAAAGGCCCTTCGGCTTCGGCGCTGTATGGCAGCCGCGCAGGTAACGGTGTAATATTGATTACTACAAAAAAAGGTAATTCAAAAAAAGAACTGGGTATTGAGGTTAACAGTACCTCATCGATAGAAAACCAGCTTACCCATTACAACGATTACCAGTATATTTATGGCCAGGGTACCGCCGAGCAAATGGTGGTTGATCCATCGCAGGCAAAAAATACCCTGTTTAACAACTTCGGCCCCCGGCTCGATCCTAATTTACAGGTGATTGGGTTTGATGGCAAATACCGCCCGTACGCGCTGGTGAAAAACAATATCGATAACTTTTTTCGTACCGGAGCAACAACCACCAACAACGTAGCTTTTTCTAATTCAAACGATATTTCATCCTTCCGATTGTCAATAACCGATATGCGCAGCCGGGATATTGTGCCAGGTAGTAATTTACGTCGTAATACTTTTAATTTCACCGGCAGTTCCAAATTCGGCAGCAAGGTTACGCTATCGGCAAAGGTGATGTATCTTAATGAGGATGTAGTTAACCGCCCTGCGCTGGCCGATGATCCGGGTAACATAGGCAACGCCTTTGTTGGGTTGGCCAATAACGTTGACCAGGCCTACTTTAAAAATGGCTATAAAGACAGCGAAGGCAATTATGTTGACTGGGGCGGCGGCCAATATCGTTTAGACCCCTACTGGGTGATTAACGAAATGCGGAACGAAACCCGTAAAAACAGGTTTATTGGTGCTTTACAGGGTAATTATATCATTACCAGCTGGCTAAACCTGCAGGGTCGCATCTCTACCGATTTTACATATCTTACCTACAATAAATTCAGCCCGCGTACCACACCCGGCGCATTGGCCGGCGAGCTGGATCAGTTTGCTCAAAAAATGGGCACAACCGAAGGCGATGCGTTGTTAACAGCTCAAAAACAGGTAAGCCCGTCGCTTAACCTGGCCTTAAGGCTGGGTGGCAGTTTTTCAAGGATAGATAATCCCGGTACAACCTCAACTTTTATCAATCTTAACGTACCCGATGTGGTAAGCCCCAACAGCTTTTCAGATAAATCGGTTGTTGAAAACCATTACCGCAAACGCAACAACGGGGCTTACGCTTTGTTAAGCATTGGTTATAAATCATACCTGTATGTTGATGCCAGCGTTCGTAAAGATGCATCGTCAACCTTGCCACAAGATAACAACAGCTACGTTTATCCTTCGGTTGCGGCAAGCTTTATCTTCAGCGATTTTTTTAAGATAAACCCTTCAATACTTTCTTTTGGTAAATTAAGAATATCGGGTGCCGAGGTTGGTAACGATACAGATCCGTACCTGTTAAACTTAAATTATAACCTGTATCCGCAAACCTTTAACGGCACCTCGGTAGGGGGCATAGCCAGCACTGTATTGCCCAACAAAAACCTGAAACCTACGCGTACCAAATCTTTTGAGATTGGTACACAGCTAAAGTTTTTTGGTGAGCGGTTAAATCTTGATGTTTCTTATTACACTTCCAAATCGCGCGATCAGATTAACCTGGTGCCGGCGCCGTTATCATCGGGGTTTGCACAGCAACTGGTTAACGCTGGTGTCATAGGCAATAAGGGTGTCGAGGTAGCATTGAATGGTTCGCCGGTAGCCAGCAAAGATTTTGGCTGGGAGATTAATGTCAACTTTGCCAAGAATACCAATACCGTATTATCCCTTGCCGATGGTATTCCATACCTGTCACTGTCTGATGCGCGCTGGCTGGGCGTATCAGTAGTAGCAAAACCGGGTTCGCCATATGGCTCTATTTTGGGCTTTGATTATCAGCGCGATCCGCAGGGTAACATAGTGCTCGATCCGCAAACGCTGGCGCCAAAACAAGCCGAAGAGCGGAGTGTGCTTGGCAAAGGCACCTGGAGCTGGACGGGCGGCTTAGCCAATACTTTTCGTTACAAAAACTTTGGCTTAAGCGCGGTTATCGATATTAAACATGGTGCCGATCTGTTTTCGATGACCAATATGTTTGCGATTATACGGGGCAGCCACGTTTCTACATTACCGGGCCGGGCCGAATGGATAAAATCTGAAGAGCAACGCCAAACCGCCGGTATGACCATTGAGCAATGGCGCGCAGCAGGTAAAGTACAGGGCTACATACCCCAAGGTGTTTTGCAAACCGGTACCGATGCTAAAGGAAATCCCATTTATACGAAGAATACTACAGCGGTTGATCCTTCAAACTACTGGTCGCAATTTTATAGCGATGGCAATGGTGTTGCTACGCCGTTTATTTACGATGCCAGCTACATAAAAATGCGCGAAATAACGCTAAGCTACAGGTTCCCTTCGTCCACAATTTCAAAACTGGGCATTAAAGACCTTACGGTTGCAGTAGTAAGCCGCAACCCGTTTATTATTCATAAAAATGTTCCGAACGTTGATCCCGATTCAAACTACAACAACGGTAACGGCCAGGGCCTGGAGTATGGTTCATTACCTTCAAGAAGAAGCTGGGGATTTAACGTAAACTTCAGGTTTTAA
- a CDS encoding SusD/RagB family nutrient-binding outer membrane lipoprotein: MKRTLNKYTLAALLMPLLLFSCKKFGDVNTDPTKSANLDPINQLNYVELRFGGDVTINERTSIILTMPMAQQIGGAYYNRYGSAYIEDRQYMSELWELGYPNDVLNIVDAVQRSTSKPNLNAICRIMKVYVFARLTDLYGDIPYTQAGKAYIDGTVRPKFDTQKDIYADFFKELKAAVAQLSSGSTDDVGTELLYHGDLTKWKKFANSLRLRLAMRLVKIDNATAKAEATDAFNAGLMTSNDDICKLDYINITNGYSEIRGNGVSVGINQYQDDGRPRVCTTLLDEMKATNDPRLNYIARAYWVNPDKLTDRLDVTAQVKAQVGLIGVGPGKYNYDDFLGPINIDYPGRGTLSVPNGGQKVQLADFMVRSDAPYLHMTYAEVEFLLAEANTRWSLALGGTAKQHFENGLEAACLQLGLYPTGPTLSAAEILKFKQDNQLAPGKELQQIDTQIWAAQLMNGPEAYATWRRTGYPVLVPGVTAESDVTTIPRRFEYPLTEREQNSANIAAAITALGGKDTWTAHVWWDKQ; encoded by the coding sequence ATGAAAAGAACTTTAAACAAATATACGTTGGCTGCACTCCTGATGCCGTTATTGCTATTCTCGTGCAAAAAATTTGGAGATGTAAATACCGACCCAACGAAATCTGCCAACCTTGATCCTATTAATCAACTCAATTATGTAGAGTTGAGATTTGGCGGCGATGTAACTATCAACGAGCGTACAAGTATCATTCTTACTATGCCCATGGCGCAGCAAATAGGCGGCGCTTATTATAACCGCTATGGCAGCGCCTATATTGAAGACAGGCAGTACATGTCTGAACTTTGGGAACTGGGCTATCCCAATGATGTTTTAAATATTGTTGATGCCGTACAACGCAGCACATCCAAACCTAACCTGAATGCTATTTGCCGCATTATGAAGGTTTACGTTTTTGCAAGGCTCACCGATTTGTATGGTGATATCCCTTACACACAGGCCGGCAAAGCTTACATAGATGGTACCGTACGGCCCAAATTTGACACCCAGAAAGATATTTATGCCGACTTCTTTAAGGAACTGAAAGCAGCTGTTGCCCAGCTCAGTTCGGGTAGTACTGACGACGTTGGCACCGAGCTGTTATATCATGGCGACTTAACCAAGTGGAAAAAATTCGCCAATTCGTTACGCTTGCGGTTAGCTATGCGGCTGGTGAAAATTGATAATGCAACAGCTAAAGCCGAGGCTACAGATGCTTTCAACGCCGGGCTAATGACCAGCAATGACGATATCTGTAAACTGGATTATATAAATATTACCAATGGCTATTCAGAGATAAGGGGTAACGGTGTATCAGTAGGCATTAACCAATACCAGGATGACGGCCGCCCAAGGGTTTGTACAACGTTGCTTGATGAAATGAAGGCCACCAATGATCCGCGCCTGAACTATATTGCACGCGCATACTGGGTTAACCCCGATAAACTAACCGACAGGCTTGATGTTACAGCACAGGTAAAAGCACAAGTTGGGCTGATAGGCGTTGGCCCTGGTAAATACAATTATGACGACTTTTTAGGGCCTATCAACATTGATTATCCCGGGCGCGGTACATTGTCTGTTCCAAACGGAGGGCAAAAGGTACAACTGGCCGATTTTATGGTGCGCAGCGATGCCCCTTATTTACACATGACATATGCCGAAGTTGAATTTTTGCTGGCCGAAGCCAATACGCGCTGGAGCCTGGCATTAGGTGGCACAGCCAAACAACATTTTGAGAACGGTTTGGAGGCCGCCTGTCTGCAACTGGGTTTATACCCAACCGGGCCAACATTGAGTGCCGCCGAGATCCTGAAATTTAAACAGGACAACCAGCTTGCGCCGGGTAAAGAGCTACAGCAAATAGATACCCAAATATGGGCCGCGCAATTGATGAACGGACCCGAAGCATATGCTACATGGCGGCGCACTGGCTACCCTGTTTTGGTGCCTGGTGTAACAGCCGAATCGGACGTAACAACTATACCGCGCAGGTTTGAATACCCTTTAACCGAGCGCGAGCAAAACTCGGCAAACATAGCTGCTGCAATTACCGCGCTTGGTGGCAAAGATACCTGGACAGCACATGTTTGGTGGGATAAACAATAA
- a CDS encoding glycosyl hydrolase family 18 protein yields the protein MKILKNKALLTAVVFVLLNAIGCKKSNVKAEVKYDTTTTVAANFRVVGYLRYEDNLLNEANAIDMGKITHLNVAFINPDADGNFTANADLKQVAILAHNNKVQVLASIAGGTPPAYFSKLITPAMQSKFIAGLVKLVDDNLLDGIDVDIEQELIDNNYESFVTALAAALKAKGKLTTAAVATVYASRYPDNALAKLDFINVMSYDKTGLWKPSNPGQHSPYSMAVDDMAYWSGTRGIAKEKLSLGVPFYGYGFGTNAPADMSFSQIAAAYPDAVNLDQVTVSGGGIIYYNGITTIKAKTELAIGKAGGIMIWQLRQDATGANSLLGTINTVIKSHTK from the coding sequence ATGAAGATATTAAAAAATAAAGCTCTGCTGACTGCTGTTGTTTTTGTGTTGCTGAATGCCATCGGTTGTAAAAAAAGCAATGTAAAGGCCGAAGTGAAATATGATACTACCACAACAGTAGCTGCAAATTTTAGGGTGGTAGGTTACCTTAGGTACGAAGATAACCTGCTTAACGAGGCAAATGCTATTGATATGGGCAAAATAACCCATCTCAATGTGGCTTTCATTAACCCGGATGCCGATGGGAATTTTACTGCAAATGCCGATTTGAAACAGGTAGCCATACTGGCCCATAATAATAAGGTTCAGGTACTGGCATCTATTGCCGGCGGCACTCCACCGGCATATTTCAGCAAGTTAATAACCCCGGCCATGCAATCTAAATTTATAGCCGGCCTTGTAAAGCTTGTTGATGATAATTTGCTGGATGGCATAGATGTGGATATTGAGCAGGAACTGATTGACAATAACTACGAATCATTTGTTACCGCCCTTGCTGCCGCGCTAAAAGCCAAAGGTAAACTTACAACCGCTGCCGTTGCTACGGTTTATGCCAGCAGGTACCCGGACAACGCTTTGGCTAAGCTCGATTTTATCAACGTAATGTCATACGATAAAACCGGACTGTGGAAACCATCAAATCCTGGCCAGCACTCGCCTTATAGTATGGCGGTTGACGACATGGCTTATTGGAGCGGTACGCGTGGCATCGCCAAAGAAAAACTCAGTTTAGGTGTTCCCTTTTATGGTTATGGCTTTGGTACAAATGCACCGGCTGATATGTCGTTCAGCCAGATTGCTGCCGCTTACCCCGATGCTGTGAACCTTGACCAGGTAACAGTTAGTGGCGGAGGCATAATTTATTACAACGGCATTACAACCATAAAGGCCAAAACGGAGCTGGCAATTGGAAAGGCCGGGGGCATCATGATATGGCAATTGCGGCAGGATGCCACGGGGGCAAACTCGTTGCTGGGCACTATTAATACGGTGATAAAATCACATACAAAATGA